The DNA sequence CGCCGATGCGCACCCCGCCGAGCTGCTCGATCTTCACCCAGCGGCCGGCCTCGGGCGCAAAGCCGAACCCGTCCGCACCGATCACGGCACCGGAATGGATGATGCAGCGCTGGCCGATCGTGCAGCCGTGCATGACCGTCACGCGCGGCGCCAGGCGCGTGCCCGCTCCGATGCGCGAACCCCGGCCGACCACGCTGTGCGCGCCGATGACGGCGCCGTCGCCGATCTCGACCTCGTCCTCGATCACCGCCAGCGCCTCGATGCGCACGCCCTGCCCCAGGCGCGCGCTGGCCGCCACCACGGCGGAAGGATGCACGCCGGGTTCCGGCGCCGGGCGCACGCGCTGCGCCCACCACTGGGTCAGGCGGGCGAAATAGAGGTAGGGGTCGTCGGTGACGATGGCCGCCCCCCGCTGGGTCGCCGCCTCCTTGAACGCCGGTGCGACGATGACGCAGCCGGCCGCGGTCTGGGCCAGCTGCGATGCGTAGCGGGGATTGGCGAGGAAGGAAAGGGTCGAAGGCGTTGCGCCTTCCAGCGGGCCCAGCCGGTCGATGCGCAGCCCGGGAGAACCGATCAGCTCTCCGCCGAGGGCCTGCGCGATCTCGCCGAGGGCCACATCGTTCACGGCACGAGGATCACTTGCCACCGTTGGCGTTCAGGGCGTTGATCACCTTGTCGGTGATGTCCACACGCTTGCTCGCATGCACGACCTCCTGGAGGATCAGGTCGTACTTTTCCTGTTCGGCGATGCGTTTGATCACCGCATTGGCGCGCTCGATGATCGCGGCCAGCTCCTCGCTGCGGCGGCGGCTGATGTCTTCCTGGTACTCACGCCGCTTGCGCTGGAACTCGCGCTCCATGTCCACCAGCTCGCGCTGACGGCGCGCGCGTTCGGATTCGGACAGCGTCGGCGCGTCCTTGTCCAGCTTGTCCGAGGCCGCCTTGAGCTTGGCGGCCATGTCGGCCAGCTCGCTCTCGCGGGGCTCGAACTCCTGCCGCAGACGGGCCTCGGCCGCCTTGGCGGGGGCCGACTGGCTCAGCACCCGGTCGCTGCTGACATAGCCGATCTTGATTTCCTGTGCCTGCACGCCGTGCATGGCCAGCACCAGCAGGCCACCGACGAGCGCAGACTTCGCAAAATTCTTCTTCATCAGAAGGCAGTCCCAATCTGAAATTGCAGACGTTCGATTCTATCCCCGGACTTTGCCCGCACCGGAATACCGTAGGCCAGTTTCAGCGGCCCGACCGGCGAGACCCAGCTGAAGCCGATACCCACCGAAGCCCGCAGGTTTTCCACCGACACCTTTTCCTGGCGGTCGTCAAAAACGTTGCCCGCGTCGAAATACCCGAACAGCCGCAAGGTCCGGTCGGTACCGGAGCCGGGGAACGGCACGTACAGCTCGGTATTCAGGTTCAGGCGCTTGTCGCCACCGACGCGGGCCCCCGTGCTGCTGTCGACGAAACCGAAGGAGCTCTGCGCGAAGCCGCGCACCGACCCCAGGCCACCGCCGGTGAAGTTCTTGAACACCGGCAGCGGACGGCCTGACAGCCCCTTGCCCACGCCCACCTCCGCGTTGAACGCCAGCGTGAAGGACTGGCCAAGCGGGATGTACTGCTGGAACTGGTAGTTCGCCTTGACATAGCGGGCGTCGCCGGCCAGGCTGGCCTCGCCGTTGAGGCGCTGGTAGCGCCCGCGGGTGGGCACCAGCGCACTGTCGCGGCCGTCGCGCGTCCAGCCGATGGTCAGCGGCATGCTGACGCTGCGCGCGCCGAATCGGTCGCGGTATTCCGAATAACTCAGCGGCATGCCGGCTTCGTCACCTTTGATTTCGGTGCTTTCCACGCCGATACCGAAATACACCGTGTCGTACTCGGTGAACGGCACGCCGAAGCGGATCGCCGCGCCGGGGGTGACCAGCTTGTAGTCCGAGCCCTGGCTGGACAGCGGCTGGTTGGTCCGGTAGTACAGGTCGATCGAGCGCGAGATCCCGTCGATCGTGAAGTACGGGTCCAGCGTGCTGATGATGAAGTTCTGGTTGTACTTGCTGGTGTTGAACTCGAAGCCCAGGTAGTTGCCCGAACCGAAGATGTTGTCCTGCTTGATCGACGCGGTCAGCGTCAGCTTCTCGGCGCTGGAGAAGCCGGCACCCAGCAGCAGGTTGCCGGTGGGCTTCTCGACCACGTTGAGCGTCAGGTCCACCTGGTCCGGGGAGCCGGGCACCTCGTTGGTCTCGATGCTGACCTCGTTGAAGTAGCCCAGGCGGTCGACGCGGTCGCGCGACAGGCGGATGCGGTCGCCGTCGTACCAGGCGGACTCGAACTGGCGCAGCTCGCGACGGATCACCTCGTCGCGCGTGCGCGTGTTGCCCGCCACGTTGATGCGCCTCACGTAGACCCGGCGCTGCGGGTTGGCCACCAGCACCACCTTGACGCGGCCGGTCTCGCGGTCGATGTCGGTCTGCGGCTCGACGCGCGCGAACGCATAGCCGAAGGCGCCGAAGCGCTCGGTGAAGGCGCGCACCGTCTCGGCCACGTCCTCGGCGCGGTACGGCTCGCCGGGCTTGATCGTCACCAGCGACTTGAAGTCGTCTTCCTTGCCGAAGTACTGGCCTTCCAGCTCCACGGCCGTCACGACGTACGGCTGGCCTTCGTGGATGTTGATCGTGATCGAGATGTCCTGCTTGTCCGGCGAGATCGCCACCTGCGTGGAGACCACCGAGAACTCGAGGTAGCCGCGGTTCAGGTAGAACGAGCGCAGCTGCTCCAGGTCCGCGTTCAGCTTCGCACGCGAATACCGGTCGGACTTGGTGTACCAGGTCATCCAGCCGCCTTCGGTCAGCGACATCAGGCCCTTGAGGCGGCTTTCCGGGAAGGCCTTGGCCCCGACGATGCGGATCTCGCGGATCTTCGCCACCCCGCCTTCGGTGACGGTGAACGTCACGTTGACGCGGTTGCGTTCCTGCGGCGTGACGGTGGTGATGACCTCGGCGCCATACAGGCTCTTGGAGAGGTACTGGCGCTTGAGCTCCTGCTCGGCGCGGTCGACCAGCGCCTTGTCGAACGGGCGACCCTCGGCGATGCCGACCTCGCGCAGCGCGCGCACCAGCACCTCGCGGTCGAACTCCTTGATGCCGACGAACTCGACATTGGAGACGATGGGACGCTCCTCGACGACGACCACCACCACGTCGCCTTCGATCTCCAGCCGCACGTCGGAGAACAGGCCGGTGGCGAACAGGGCACGCAGCGCCGCGGCGCCCTTCTCGTCGTTGTAGGTGTCACCGATGCGGAACGGCAGCGAACCGAACACGGTGCCCGGCTCGGTGCGTTGCAGGCCTTCGACGCGGATGTCGCGGAGCGTGAAGGGCTCGACCGCCCATGCCCATCCGGCATGCAATGCAGCGACGACGGCTGCGGCGATGAGGGAAGGTTTGCGAAGCGAAAACGAACGCTGATGCGAACGGGAGGATGACAGCATGGAGCTCAGTGGAGACCCAGGAGGCGGGCCACGTCGTTGTAGAGAGCGAGTGACATCATCACCAGCATGATGGCCACTCCGCCGCGCTGCAGCCGATCCAGCCACACGTCGGAGATCGGCCGCCCTGTCACTCCCTCGAAAAGATAATACATCAGGTGTCCTCCATCGAGGACCGGCAGCGGCAGCAGGTTGAGCACGCCCAGACTCACGCTGACCAGCGCCAGGAAGCCGAGGTAATACGACAGGCCCAGCTGCACCGACTGCCCGGCGAAATCGGCGATCGTCAGCGGCCCGCTCAGGTTCTTCACCGAGGCCTCGCCGATCAGCATCTTGCCCAGCATGCGCAGCGTCAGCGCCGAGACCTCCCAGGTGCGACGCATGCCGTACGCGACCCCCTCCAGCGGACCGTAGGAAACCTTCACGAACTCGACCGGCTGCCCCACCTCGGCCTCGATGCGCGCGATGCGCTGGCCCTGCTCCTCGATCAGCGCCGGCTCCACGCGCAGCGTCACGACCTGCCCGGCGCGATCCACGCGCAGGGTCAGCGGCCGCGCCCCCTCACGGTCGACCGAGGCGCGGATGCGCTGGCGCAGGCTCGCGGCATCGGCCACCGGCTCGCCGTCGATGGACAGCACCCGGTCGCCGCTGCGCAGCCCGGCGCGCTCGGCCGGACCGCCCGGCAGCACGCGCCCGAGCACCGGCGCACTGTACGGCTGGCCGAGGCCGATCTTCTGCATCAGCGTGGCATCCACCTCGCGCGAGCCCAGGATGCCGAGCGGCAGCACCACCTCGCGCGGCCGCTGGCCATGGGCATCGGTGAGCTGCAGGGCCAGGTCGCGGCCATGCACCGTGGCGTCGGTGACGTACCAGCGCAGGTCGTGGTAGGAGCGGATCTCGACCGGTTCGCCGCCAGGCTCCTGCACCGCCCGCACCCAGTCGCCCGCACGCATGCCGGCACGCTCGGCGAGGCTGCCGGCAGCCGGCGCGCCGAGCAGCGCCTTCGGCTCGTCGGTGCCGATCCAGCCGGCCGCGGCATACAGCACGATGGCCAGGATCAGGTTGGCCGCAGGCCCCGCGGCGACGATCAGCGCGCGCGAGCGCAGCGGCTTGCGGTTGAACGCCTGGTCCGCCAGCGCGGGCGGCACCACCCCTTCGCGCTCGTCGAGCATGCGCACGTAGCCGCCGAAGGGCAGCGCGCACACGACGAACTCGGTGCTGTCGGGCGTGCGCTGCCGACGCCACAGCACCTTGCCGAAGCCGACCGAAAAGCGCAGCACCTTCACGCCGCAGGCGCGGGCCATGCGGTAGTGGCCCCACTCGTGCACGACGATGAGGATGGCGATGGTCAGCAGGAATGCGAACACGGTGGTCATGCGGCCATCCCCTTCACGAGCTGGCGCGCGTGCCGGCGGGCGCCGGCGTCCAGGTCCAGCAGCCCCTCGAGCGAGGCGGCTGCGTCGGCCGTCGGCACCACGTCCTCGAGCGTGCGCGCGTTCACCGTGTGAATCTGGTCGAAGCGGATGGTTCCGGCCAGGAAGGCCGCCACCGCCTCCTCGTTCGCCGCGTTCAGCACCGCGGTGCTGCCGGCCGCCCCGCGCAGCGTCTCCCAGGCCAGCTGCAGGCCGGGGAAGCGGCGCGCGTCCGGGGCCTCGAAGCTCAGCCCCGCCAGCCGGGTGAAGTCCGGCGCCTGCGCGCCGGAATCGATGCGTTCCGGGTAGGCCAGGCCGAAGGCGATCGGCACGCGCATGTCGGGCGTGCCGAGCTGCGCCAGCACCGAGCGGTCGCGGCACACCACCATCGAGTGGATGATGCTCTGCGGATGGATCACCACCTCGATCTGTTCCGGCGCCAGGTCGAACAGCCAGCGCGCCTCGATGACCTCGAGCGCCTTGTTCATCATGGTCGCCGAGTCGACCGAGATCTTGCGCCCCATCACCCAGTTCGGATGCGCGCAGGCCTGCTCGGGCGTGACGTCGCGCAGGCTGGCCGGATCGGCCTGGCGGAACGGACCGCCCGAGGCGGTCAGGATGATGCGCTCGACGCGCTGCGCCCACGTGGCCGGATCCTCGGGCAAGCACTGGAAGATCGCCGAGTGCTCGCTGTCGATCGGCAGCAGCTGTGCTCCCCCCGCGCGCACGGCGTGCATGAAGAAGGCCCCGCCGACCACCAGCGCCTCCTTGTTGGCCAGCAGCAGGCGCTTGCCGGCACGCGCCGCGGCCAGGCACGGCGACAGCCCTGCGGCGCCGACGATGGCCGCCATCACGGTGTCGACCTCGGGGTGCGCCGCCACCTCGTCCAGCGCCGCCGCGCCGCTCAGCACCTCGGTACGGCAGCCGGCCGCCTTGAGCCGCTGGCGCAGCTCGGCCGCAGCCTGCGCATCGGACATCACGGCATAGCGCGGCGCCCAGCGCAGGCACTGCTGCAGGAGTTCCTCGACACGGCGGTGCGCGGTCAGCGCGAACACCTCGTAGCGCGAGGGATGGCGGGCGATGACATCCAGCGTGTTGACACCGATCGAGCCGGTGGAGCCCAGGATGCACACCTGCCGGCGTGCCGTGGACAAGGCGTTCATCTCAGCAGGCTCAGGTTCAGCGCGATGGGCAGCACCGGCAGCAACGCATCGATGCGGTCGAGCACGCCACCGTGGCCCGGCAGCAGCTGGCTGCTGTCCTTGGCCCCCACGCTACGTTTGATCAAGGATTCGAACAGGTCGCCGACCACGCTCATTGCCGCCAGGAAAGCGCAGACCACCACCACCCCGACCCAGCCGAAGCTGGCGCGGATGCCGGTGTACAGGCTCGCGCTGCCGAAGTCCCAGCGCGCGTCGGCGGCGATCCACAGCACGGCCAGCAGCAGCACGCCGGCCATGCCGGACCACACGCCCTCCCAGCTCTTGCCCGGGCTGATGGCCGGCGCGAGCTTGCGCTTGCCGAACGCGCGGCCGCCGAAGTAGGCCGCGATGTCGGCGGCCCACACGAGGCAGAACACCGACAGCAGGAAGTTCAGCCCGATGGCCTTGGACTGGGTCAGCGCCAGCCAGGTCAGCCACAGGATGCCCACCCCGAGCAGCAGGCGCAGCGCCTGCGGCAGACGGGGCCATTGCGTCGGGCCGAGCCGCAGCAGCCAGGCACCGCCCAGCACCCAGGCCACGGTGGCGATCCACCACAGGGTCGGGGCTTGCAGCGAGGCCAGCGCCGGCCAGCTGAGCAGGCAGATCACGGCCACGCCGGCCCCCATGCCGATGGCAGGCGCGGACGCGAGTCCGTTGAGCCGCCCCCACTCCCAGCCGGCCGCGGCGACCGCCACCAGCGTCAGCACCGCGAACGGCCAGACCGGCGCGGCAAACAGGGCCGGCAGCAGCACGGCCAGCAGCAGCACAGCGGTGATCACGCGCTGCTTGAGCATGGCCTCAGACCTCCTCGGCGGTGCGTGCGGGCGCAGTGGCGGGCTTGACGTCGCCGAACCGGCGCTCCCGGGCCGCGTAGGCGGCCAGCGCCGCGTCCAGCTGCCCGGCGTCGAAGTCCGGCCACAGACAGTCGGTGAAGTACAGCTCGGCGTAGGCCGCCTGCCACAGCAGGAAGTTGCTGATGCGCAGTTCCCCGCCGGTGCGGATGAACAGGTCCGGATCGGGCGCGTGGCTGAGCGCCATGTAGCGCGCCAGCGTCGCCTCCGAGAGGTCGTCGGGGCCGAGCCCGTCGGCCATCGCGCGGCGGCAGGCCTGCACGATGTCCCAGCGGCCGCCGTAGTTGAACGCGACCGACAGGACCATGCGGCTGTTGTGCCGGGTGGCGGCCTCCGCCTGGTCCCAGGACGCCTTGACCTTGTCGGACACCTTGGAGCGGTCGCCGACGATGTGGATGCGCACGCCCGCCTCGGCCAGCTGCTGGACATGCTTGGAAACGGCCACCAGCACCAGCTTCATCAACCCGGAGACTTCCTCCTCGGGGCGCTTCCAGTTCTCGGAGGAGAACGCGAACACCGTGAGGTATTCGATGCCGCGCTCGGCGCAGGCGCGCACGGTGCGCACCAACGCCTCGACGCCCTGCTCGTGCCCGAGGACACGAGGCATCCGGCGCCGGGACGCCCAGCGCCCATTGCCATCCATCACGATGGCCACATGGCGGGGAAGTGCGCCTGTCACGGTGCCGGGGGTGCCGCAGCAGCGTCAGATGGCCAGGATCTCGGCTTCCTTGGCCGCGACCAGCTTGTCGATCTCCGCGACGGTGCGGTCGGTCAGTTTCTGGATCTCGTCCTGCGACCGGCGCTCCTCGTCCTCGGTGATCTGCTTTTCCTTCATCAGCTTCTTGGCCTGCTCGTTGGCGTCACGCCGCAGGTTGCGCACCGCCACCTTGGCTTCCTCGCCGGCGTGCTTGACCACCTTGGTGAGTTCCTTGCGGCGTTCCTCGGTCAGCGGCGGCATCGGCACGCGCAGCAGGTCGCCCTGCGCGGACGGGTTCAGGCCCAGGTCGGATTCGCGGATGGCCTTCTCGATCTTCGGGCCCATGCCCTTTTCCCACGGCTGGACGCTGATGGTGCGGGCGTCCAGCAGCGTGACGTTGGCCACCTGGCTGATGGGCACCATGGAGCCGTAGTACTCCACGTGCACCTGGTCGAGCAGGCCGGGGTGGGCACGACCGGTACGGATCTTCGCCAGTTCCTGCTTGAAGGCCTCGACCGATTTCTGCATCTTCTGTTCGGTCGTCTTCTTGATCTCTGCAATGTTCATGTGCGTCGTACTCCTCAAACGTGGACGAGCGTGCCCTCGTCTTCACCGAGCACCACGCGCTTGAGCGCGCCCGGCTTGAAGATGCTGAACACCTTGATCGGCAGCTTCTGGTCGCGGCACAGCGCGAAGGCCGTGGTATCCAGCACCTGCAGGTTCTTGATGATGGCCTCGTCGAAGCTGATGTTGGTGTAGCGGACGGCGTTGGCGTCCTTCTTCGGATCGGCGCTGTAGACGCCGTCGACCTTGGTCGCCTTGAGCATGATCTGCGCGCCGATCTCGGCACCGCGCAGCGCGGCGGCGGTGTCGGTGGTGAAGAACGGGTTGCCGGTCCCCGCGGCAAAGATCACCACCTTGCCTTCCTCGAGATACTGCAGCGCCTTGGGCCGCACGTACGGTTCGACGATCTGCTCGATGCCGATGGCCGACATCACCCGGGCCGTCATGCCTTCCTGGCGCATGGTGTCGGCCAGGGCCAGCGCGTTCATGACGGTGGCAAGCATGCCCATGTAGTCGGCGGTGGCGCGGTCCATGCCGACCGAGCCGCCGGCCACGCCACGGAAGATGTTGCCCCCGCCGATCACGATCGCCACTTCGGTCCCCAGGGCCGTCACTTCCTGGATTTCGCGCACCATGCGGACGATGGTGGCGCGGTTGATGCCATATGCGTCATCGCCCATCAGGGCTTCACCTGAAAGCTTGAGCAGGATGCGCTTGTAGGCCGGCATGCAGTTCTCCAATCGTGCGGCGCCCGGGGTGACCGAAGTGTAGTGGGTAGTTTCGAAGCGAGTTACTGGCCCTTGGCTGCGGCGACCTGGGCGGCCACCTCGGCGGCGAAGTCGTCCTGCTTCTTCTCGATGCCCTCGCCCACCACGTACAGGGTGAAGCCCTTGACGGTGGTGTTGGCGGCCTTGAGCATCTGCTCGACCGACTGCTTGTCGTTCTTCACGAAGGCCTGGTTCAGCAGCGAGACTTCCTTGAGGTACTTCTGCACCGAGCCTTCGACCATCTTGGCGACGATGTCGGCCGGCTTGCCGGACTCGGCGGCCTTCTGCTGGGCGATCGAGCGCTCCTTCTCGATCAGCTCGGCCGGCACGTCGGCGGCCGACAGGGCCACCGGCTTCATGGCCGCCACGTGCATCGCGACGTCCTTGGCCGCCACGTCGTCACCGTCGTACTCGACAACCACGCCGATGCGGGTGCCGTGCAGGTAGTAGGCCAGCTTGCCGCCGCCGGCGTAGCGCTTGAAGCGGCGGATGGTCATGTTCTCGCCGATCTTGCCGATCAAGCCCTTGCGCACGTCCTCGACCGTCGGGCCGAAGCCGTCCTGCGACAGCGGCAGCGCCGACAGCGCGGCCACGTCGGCCGGATCGTTCTTGGCGACCAGCTCGGCCAGCGACTTGACGAAGGCCTGGAAGGCGTCGTTCTTCGAGACGAAGTCGGTTTCGCAGTTGACTTCGATGATCGCGCCGGTGCTGCCCTCGACGTAGGCTGCCACGACGCCCTCGGCGGTCACGCGCGAGGCGGCCTTGCCGGCCTTGTTGCCCAGTTTGACGCGCAGGATTTCCTCCGCGCGGGCCATGTCGCCGTCGGCCTCGGTCAGGGCCTTCTTGCACTCCATCATCGGGGCGTCGGTCTTGGCGCGCAGCTCGGCGACCATGCTTGCAGTGATTGCGGGCATCTCGTATCTCCGGTTCTCTACAGGAACTCCGGGGCGTGCGGCCCCGGCATCAATTCGTTTCGCGGCTTTAAAAAAAAGGGGCTGAAGCAGCCCCTCCTTTCCAGGCTCTGACGGGCTCAGGCGTTCTCGTTGACTTCCACGAACTCGTCCGCGCCCCCGGATGCGGCCTGCACGACCTCGTTCACGGCGTTGGCCTTGCCTTCGAGCACCGCGTCGGCGACCGCCCGGGCATACAGTGCCACAGCCTTGGCCGAGTCGTCGTTACCGGGGATGACGTAATCGATCTCGGCAGGCGAGTGGTTGGTGTCGACCACGCCGATCACCGGGATGCCGAGCTTCTTGGCTTCGGCCACCGCGATCTTGTGGTAGCCCACGTCGATGACGAACAGCGCGTCGGGCAGCGCGTTCATGTCCTGGATGCCGCCGATGTCCTTCTCGAGCTTGGCCAGCTCGCGCTGGAACAGCAGCGCTTCCTTCTTGCTCATGTGCTCCAGGCCGGCTTCGGCCTGGGCCTGCATGTCCTTGAGCTTCTTCAGCGAGGACTTGACCGTCTTGAAGTTGGTCAGCATGCCGCCCAGCCAGCGCTGATCCACGTAGGGCATGCCGCAACGCTGGGCTTCCTGGGCGATGATCTCGCGCGCCTGGCGCTTGGTGCCGACCATCAGGATGGTGCCGCGCTTGGCCGACAGCTGGCGGATGTACTTCATCGCCTCCTCGAACAGCGGCAGCGTCTTTTCGAGGTTGATGATGTGGATCTTGTTGCGATGGCCGAAGATGTAGGGGGCCATCTTGGGGTTCCAGAAGCGGGTCTGGTGACCGAAATGGACACCCGCTTCCAGCATTTCGCGCATGGTGACGGACATGGAATGCTCCAAAGTTGGGTCTAGAATCCGGCGCGAATTGCAACGAGCAGTCAACGAAGTTGCTCGCCGCAACACCTTGAAGTTGCCGGTTCGCGATTTGCTTATCTGGCGCCCTGCCTGGTCGTCACCAGCCGCTGCGGCTCAGCGGGAAATGCGTTGAAATCGCACTGAGAACAACGATGCCGGCGAATCACCGGGGCATCCCAGGCAGACAGAACGCCTGCCTAGCCTCCAGATAAACCCGAAGAGTATAGCATCACCATGCACACCGATCTCAGCGCCGCGCGCACCGCGGTGCACGCCGGCCGGCAGTCCGCGCTCGCGCTGCTGGCCGAAGCGCAAGCTGCCGCCGAGCAGCCTGCGGCGCGCCACGTCTTCATCCGCACCTTCGGCGAGCAGGCGCAAGCCGCCGCGCGCGCCGCCGACCTGGCCGCCGCAGCCGGCGCCCCCGGCCTGCCGCTCGCGGGCCTGGCTATCAGCGTCAAGGACCTGTTCGACGTGGCCGGCCACCCCACCACCGCCGGCTCGGTCGTGCTGGCCGACGCCCCGCCCGCCGCCCGGGACGCCACCGCGGTGGCGCGGCTGCGCCAGGCGGGCGCCGCGCTGGTGGGCCATACCAACATGACGGAGTTCGCCTTTTCGGGCGTGGGCTGGAACCCGCACTACGGCACGCCGGTGAACCCGTCTGACACGAGCGTCGAGCGCATCCCGGGCGGATCGACCTCCGGCGGCGCGGTGTCGGTGGCGCTCGGCGCCGCCTGGGCCGCGCTCGGCTCGGACACCGGCGGCTCGATCCGCATCCCGGCGGCCCTGCAGGGGCTGGTCGGCTTCAAGAACACCGCCTGCCTGACGCCGCTGGACGGCTGCGTGCCGCTGTCGACCACGCTGGACACCGCCTGCGCGATCACGAAGAGCGTGCGCGACGCCGTGCTGCTGCACGAGATCCTGGCCGCGCGCAGCGTGCGCCTGCAGGCGCGCCCGCTGTCGGGTTGGCGCCTGGCCGTGGCACGCACCACGATGCTGGACGGGATGGACGACACGGTCGCCGACGCGTTCGCGCAGGCCCTGCAGCGCCTGCGCGACCAGGGTGCGCAGATCAAGGAGATCGCGCTGGCCGAACTCGCGGAGCTGGCGGACATCCAGGCCACCGGCGGGTTTGCGGCGGCCGAAAGCTGGGCCTGGCACCGCGCGCGCCTGCAGGCCAGCGAAGACCGCTACGACCCGCGCGTCGCGCAGCGCATCCGCCGTGGCGCAGCGATGGGCGCGGCCGACTACATCGACCTGATCCAGGCACGCCGCGCCTGGATCGCGCGCGTCGAGCAACGACTGGCGGGCTTCGATGCGGTGCTGTCGCCGACCGTGCCGGTCGTCGCGCCGACGCTGGCCAGCATCGCGGAGGACGACGCGGAGTTCTTCCGCGTCAACGCCCTGCTGCTGCGCAATCCATCGGTCGTCAACATGCTCGACGGCTGCGCGCTGTCGCTGCCCTGCCACCGCCCCGGGCAACTGCCGGTCGGGCTGATGGTGTGGGCCGGCCACCTGCAGGACGACACGGTGCTGTCGGTCTCGCTGGAGATCGAAGCGGCCCTGGCGGCGACGAAAGGCGACTGAGCACCATGCGCATCGCCATCATCGGCGCCGGGATCGCCGGCGTCACGGCCGCACATGCGCTGGCGGCCGCCGGACACCGCGTCACGGTCTACGAACGCCGCGGCAGCGTGGCCGCGGAGGCAAGCTTCGCGCCGCTGGGCCTGCTCGCGCCCAGCCTGGCCAGCCCCGGCGTGCTGTCGCCCTTCGCCGCGCTGACGGCCGGCCGCTGGTGGCGCCTGCCGCACGAGGCCCACATCCGCGCCGGCTGGCGCCCCGCCAACTGGCACTGGCTGTGGCAGACCCGCCAGCAGCTGGCCCGGCGCGGGACGCTGCAGCAGGCCCTGCGCGAACTGGCCGCCTACGGCCAGCAGCAGCACGCACGCCTGGTGGCCGAGCAGCGGCTGGAGTTCGAGTCCTGTCAGGGTCACATCGTGCTGCTGCCCGAGGGCTCGCGCCTCAAGGCCGCGCAGCAGGCCTGCGAGGCGCTGCGCGTCCAGGGCGTGGCGGCCCGCTGGCTGAGCGCGGACGAGTGCCGGGCACTGGAGCCGGGCCTGGAGCCGGATGCGCCGCTCGCCGCCGCGATCCACTTTCCGCAGGACGAGGCGGTCAACGGCCGGCAGATCGTGCACCTGCTGAAGGAAGAAGGCGAGCGCCTGGGTGTCGAGTTCCGCTTTGCCACCGAGGTGACGCGCATCGAGCCGGGGCGTACGCCGCGCCTGCACAGCAACCCGTCGGGCTCGGCCACCAGCCGGGTCAGCCGCCATGCCAGCACGCTGGCCTCGCTCCCGCCCATGGAACCGCAGGAAGACGAGCACGACGCCGTGCTGCTGTGCGTGGGCGGCCGCTCGGACGCGCTGCTGCGCGCACTGCACCTGCCGCTGCCTTTGATGCCGGTGCACGGCTACACGGTCACCGCCAACCTGCGCCACATCGAGCGCACCCCGCGCGCGGCGATCACCGACGCCGCCCAGGGCGTGAGCCTGATGCGCCTCGGGCAGCGGGTGCGCATCGGCGGAGGGCTGGAAATCGGCACCCCGGTGGGCGACCACCACGAGGCCATGCTG is a window from the Caldimonas thermodepolymerans genome containing:
- a CDS encoding NAD(P)/FAD-dependent oxidoreductase — translated: MRIAIIGAGIAGVTAAHALAAAGHRVTVYERRGSVAAEASFAPLGLLAPSLASPGVLSPFAALTAGRWWRLPHEAHIRAGWRPANWHWLWQTRQQLARRGTLQQALRELAAYGQQQHARLVAEQRLEFESCQGHIVLLPEGSRLKAAQQACEALRVQGVAARWLSADECRALEPGLEPDAPLAAAIHFPQDEAVNGRQIVHLLKEEGERLGVEFRFATEVTRIEPGRTPRLHSNPSGSATSRVSRHASTLASLPPMEPQEDEHDAVLLCVGGRSDALLRALHLPLPLMPVHGYTVTANLRHIERTPRAAITDAAQGVSLMRLGQRVRIGGGLEIGTPVGDHHEAMLDRLYAVLDRWFPGAAHKMHAQTWKGTCLQLPDGLPLIGPSPVEGVWLNLGHANQGWATSCAAATLLAQSLSGRNPDLPLERYGLARLQRG